GAATCGGGGAGGTGCTCGCGCCCCTCGTAGTCGATCACGACCGTCCCGACGGGGAGATCGAGCCCGCGGGCGGGGTCGCACTCGGCGGGCTTGAGTGCGGCGGCGTCGAGGCCCGTCGCGTCCACCGGCGTTCCGGTCAGCATCGCCTCCTCCGAGACCCCGTTCACGGTCGGAGGGAACCGCGATTCCCCGCGGCCCGCGCGGGTCGTCGTGTCGGCGTCGGTGCGGTCATATCCGCTCGTAGGGAGACTGGGCCGCAAAAGCGTGTCGTTCGCTCTATCCGTAGGATTCGGGATCGAGGCGCTCGGGTGCGCGCCAGTCGGTGACGAGTTCGAGAAACTGGACGACGATCCGTCCGGTTGCCCCCCAGACGGTGTAGCCACCGACGCGGAAGTAGTGGATGACGATCTCGCCGTAGTAGGGGTGCTCGCGGCGTTCGAGTTCGTGGTTCGCGTCGTTGACGAGCCCCGCGATCGGGAGGACGGCGATCTCCGCGACCTCGCGGTCGTTGGGCTCGTAGGTCCGGTCGGGAATCTCGACGACGAAGGGCGTGATCGAGAACTCCGTTACGGTGCGGATGTCGTCAAGTTGGCCGACGTACCCGACCTCCTCCTCGCGAAGGCCGATCTCCTCGTGTCCCTCCCGCAGCGCGGTCGCGTAGATGTCCGCGTCGTACGTTTCGCGTCCGCCACCGGGAAAGCTCATCTGGCCCGGGTGATCCGAGAGGTCCTCGGCCCGTTTGGTAAACAGCACGTGTGGTCCCTCGGCCCGACGGACAACCGGAACGAGCACCGCCGCCTCGCGCTCCTCGCCCGTGACCCGTCGCGGCTCCCGTCCGGCGACCCGACTGAGGTCCATTGGTGGTTCTATCGGCTCGTGGATTATAGCCGTTCTTGCTCGCCTTCACGGACCGCACTCGCGTCGACCGGCGCCCACGCCTCCAGATCGTAGCTCACCTCCCGTGCCAGCTCGGTGTCCTCCTCGGCCGCCAGCGCCGCCAGCACCGCCTCGCCTGCCGCCTCGCGGTCGACCTCGCGGTCGGGAGCCTCGAGGATGTGCGGCAGGTCGCTTGCACCCTCGGGCAGCGTCGGGAACGCGGCGGGTCCCGCAAGCACCAGCCCGTCGTGTTCGACCAGTGCGTACGTCGAAAGCGCCGCCTCGATGCGCCCCTCGGGACCGGCTTCCTCGTCGCGCCGGAAGGCCAGTTCCGAGCGTGCGCGAGCCAGTTCCTCGCGCGTCAGTGCCCCGAAGAGGTCACAGATCCCCGCGAGTTCGTCGTCCGTGAGCATGGGCCGCCTATCGAGCGCCGCGGTGAAGAACCCCCGACACAACGGCTTTGTTCCCCTCGTCCCTGTCCCCGCTATGGACGACACCGCACTCCTGGCCGCGCTCGGCGAGGTCGAACCCGCGAGCGCCGGGCGGATCGCCGCCGTCCTCGGGGCCGAACACGCCGCGGTCGCCGGACGCCTCGAGGACCTCGAGCGCGCGGGGCGGGTCAGACGCGAGGATGGAGAGTGGCGCCTCGCCGAGGATCCGCGCCTCGATTCGAGCGCCGAGCAGATGGCCGATCGCCTCGGGCGCGAGCGCCGGTAGCCCGCTCAGAGCGCGTCGATCGCCCGTCCGCTCGCGTCCAGTACGGCTCCGGGATCGAGATCGGCGTCGGCCCACGCGGGGAGTCGGTCGTCGCCCTCGGCGGGGGAGATCGCCTCGGCGTAGGCGTCGACCTGCGAGCGTTCTGCCGCCCGGTCGTACGCCAGCCCGTTGAACGCGGCGTCGGCGGCGTAGCCCGCGAGAAATCGCTCCGCGACCTCCCGATAGCGTTCGGCGAGCGTCTCGAACTCGGGGTCGATCCCCCGCTCGTCGAGCACGCGAAACAGCGCGCCGGCGACGTGCTCGCTCATCCCCGCCAGGCCCGTCTCGCCGCTGACCGCGCGGTGGTCGTGTTCGTGGACCCCGAGATCGACCTGGACGGTGCCCCCGAATCCGGCGGTCCCGAAGGCCTCCCCGAGCAGGCCGGTTTCGAGCCCCCAGGCGGGTTCGGGGCGGAGCCGGCGGGCGACCGTCGAGGTGAACCCCATTTCGCCGGCCAGTGCGTAACGAAACGCGCCCAGGTATTCGAGGATCGGCTCTGGGTGGCGCACGGCGAGGGCGGCGACCAGCGGCTCGTAGAACAGCCGGAACAGTCGCCCGTAGAGCCGGTCGTTCTCGACGCGGGCGTAGTAGCCCTTCGCGAAGTCGAACTCCTCGAGCGGCGCGAGCAACCGGGGGACCTGCGAGGCGTCGTAGTTCTTCACGTCGGCGTCGTGGAGCGCGACGAACTCCTCGCGGGCGGCCGGCCCCAGCCCGAGCCAGACGTCCCGTCCCTTGCCCGCCGGAGCGTCGATCCCGGCCCCGTCGAGGAGCGCCTCGACGGCCGGTGCGTTACACCACAGCGGGGTCAGCGGAAGGTCGAACCCCGAGAGCCACGCGACGAACGACTCGACGCGGTCGGCGGGCGCGCGGATCGGGACGATCACGCGGGCGGGGTCGACGTCCTCGAGCGCCGAGAGCGTGCGCTCGGGAGCCAGCCCGGCGTACTCGCGGTCGGTCATGGGGACGACGACGGCCGCCCGGTCGACGGGCGCGTCGGGGACGCGACCGGTGAGGTCGTGGACCGTCGCAATCCGCTCTTGGACGTACTCCATCGAGCGACCCTTCGGGCGA
The DNA window shown above is from Halalkalicoccus jeotgali B3 and carries:
- a CDS encoding NUDIX hydrolase yields the protein MDLSRVAGREPRRVTGEEREAAVLVPVVRRAEGPHVLFTKRAEDLSDHPGQMSFPGGGRETYDADIYATALREGHEEIGLREEEVGYVGQLDDIRTVTEFSITPFVVEIPDRTYEPNDREVAEIAVLPIAGLVNDANHELERREHPYYGEIVIHYFRVGGYTVWGATGRIVVQFLELVTDWRAPERLDPESYG
- a CDS encoding DUF7109 family protein; translated protein: MLTDDELAGICDLFGALTREELARARSELAFRRDEEAGPEGRIEAALSTYALVEHDGLVLAGPAAFPTLPEGASDLPHILEAPDREVDREAAGEAVLAALAAEEDTELAREVSYDLEAWAPVDASAVREGEQERL
- a CDS encoding MarR family transcriptional regulator — encoded protein: MDDTALLAALGEVEPASAGRIAAVLGAEHAAVAGRLEDLERAGRVRREDGEWRLAEDPRLDSSAEQMADRLGRERR
- a CDS encoding glycosyl transferase family 2, which translates into the protein MEYVQERIATVHDLTGRVPDAPVDRAAVVVPMTDREYAGLAPERTLSALEDVDPARVIVPIRAPADRVESFVAWLSGFDLPLTPLWCNAPAVEALLDGAGIDAPAGKGRDVWLGLGPAAREEFVALHDADVKNYDASQVPRLLAPLEEFDFAKGYYARVENDRLYGRLFRLFYEPLVAALAVRHPEPILEYLGAFRYALAGEMGFTSTVARRLRPEPAWGLETGLLGEAFGTAGFGGTVQVDLGVHEHDHRAVSGETGLAGMSEHVAGALFRVLDERGIDPEFETLAERYREVAERFLAGYAADAAFNGLAYDRAAERSQVDAYAEAISPAEGDDRLPAWADADLDPGAVLDASGRAIDAL